ccgagcacctgctctgtgccagttaCTGGCCTCATACTGGGAATAGATGAATAATATACAGCTAACTGTCCAGTAGTGGATATAGATACATCACTTCAGTACACCCTGCCTAGGGCAGCAGACAGGGCCGAACCCCTGAGGCCATGCATCCACTTCAGAACTTGCATCCTCAGTCAAGGGAAGTTTGCCCTTTGTTTTGATCCTGCCTCACCCAGCGTGCTTCCGTTCTTCAAGGCTGAAAGCTAAGCATGGGGAAGAGCTGCAAGGTGGTCGTGTGTGGCCAGGCTTCTGTGGGCAAAACTTCAATCCTGGAGCAGCTTCTGTACGGAAACCACGTAGTGGGTGAGTGTTGCTGGGCGTGAGGTGTGGTGGAGGAAGTGGAAGAATGAGGAGAGGATTTGATCACAACACGAAAAGGCTAAAGATCGCTGCTGCTGGTCATTACACCGAAAGATCCCAACTCTACAACACTGAGGACATCTGGAAAGAGAAAATCCAATGTCCGAGATAAGAAGGAAAAACTTCCGTGTCACAGTGTGTTTAGCAAGGTATCAGCGTGAGATTAGAGCTGTTCCCCCAAGCTATTCCAGTCTGGCCAGACTCGCAGTCTTTGGCCGTCTCTCCTCAGCCCCCAtgttcctttctctccctgtctGGTTGGCCTGTTAGGATATATTCAGTCACTCATGTTCCCAATCTCTTTTCTCCCTAGAAACAAGTTTTCTCCTCATTTTGTCCCAGGTTCTGAGATGATTGAGACGCAGGAGGACATCTACGTGGGCTCCATTGAGACTGACCGGGGGGTGCGGGAGCAGGTGCGTTTCTACGACACCCGGGGGCTCCGAGATGGGGCTGAGTTGCCCCGGCACTGCTTCTCCTGCACTGATGGCTATGTCCTGGTCTACAGCACGGATAGCCGAGAGTCCTTTCAGCGCGTGGAGCTGCTCAAGAAGGAGATTGACAAATCCAAAGACAAGAAGGAGGTGTGTGGGGGAACCCTGGTGGTGAGAGAGAGTGGGCCCTGGGCTGGCTTTGGGAGGCCTGGAAAGGCTCTGTTTTTCACTGATTTGCCAGGACGTGGGTTTAGAGCTGGAGGGCAGAGATGGAGGCCACTGGAGGGTGTCTTCACCCCTAGAGGTGGCCGTATGTTGAGGCAGCTCAACCAAAGAGGCTTCTCCAGTTTAAGATGTCCCCACTAGTCTTTCTTTATAATGGTTCTGTGCTCTCCcctgtgaaggcccttttgttcTCAAATCCCGCTTTAAGCTGCAGGCATTCTGGGAGCGCTTCCTCACCGGTTACTTAGCCAGCAACTAACTGACTGCCAGAAATGATCAGGCATTGGTGAGACAGGGCTTGTAATGGAACTCCTCCAGATGGAGGCCCCTGTCCACAGTTTCTAACATAGGAAGAGATGAGACATCAGCCATTGAGACTTTCCCTCTCCTAGACTCCAAAGTGGAAATGgttgctttttcctctccttcctctgttCAAATTCTGGCCTCCATCTGGCACCCCCTCCAGGCGTTCCATTACAAGCCCAAGGTGGTCACTGGCCCTCACGACCATTCCTGAGGTCCATGCTACAGCCACGGGCCTCTACTCTGTCCCTCTTCCCCAGGTCACCATCGTGGTCCTCGGCAACAAGTGTGACCTGCAGGAGCAGCGGCGTGTAGACCCGGATGTGGCTCAGCACTGGGCCAAGTCGGAGAAGGTGAAGCTTTGGGAGGTGTCGGTGGCTGACCGCCGCTCACTGCTGGAGCCCTTCGTCTACCTGGCCAGCAAGATGACCCAGCCCCAGAGCAAGTCTGCCTTCCCCCTCAGCCGCAAGAACAAGGGGAGCGGCTCCTTGGATGGCTGAAGAGCTGCCTTGCCAGCCCTGGAAGATGGGTtgaggggaaagggaggtggggTTTAGGCAAGCTGTCCTTCCCAGTCAAGGGGGGAGCTCCCCACTAGGCTAGGCAGCTGGGCTGTTCCAGGCTCAGGTCACTTTTGCTCCCTCCCAactctgggaaatgcaaatagTCTAGGTTAGtggccccccagccccccagcccccatcctgctGTATCCTAACAGCAATGGAAAGCCATTGATAGGATTTATGCCAGCGAAGTGACATgatcagtttttgcttttaagCAGGTCTAGGGTGGTTTTGGATCACTGTCCCTTCTACCGGCCCTGGACAGGAAGCAGAGCTGTGTGTGGAAATGCCCAGTCTACGGTCTGATTCCTATCGCAGGGGTCTTACACCTCCGGGTTTCCTGccaatctcacacacacacacacacacacacgcttgtGGCACCAGCCTGGATTCTAGAGAAAGCGCATCCAGGTatcttgtttgtgtgtgtgtgtgtgtgtgtgtgtagatgtgcacacgtgtgtgtgctgGTGTTCAGGGTGCCTCCTCATCCAACACCCTGACCTCTCCTGTCCTCTCCTGGGCTGAAAGAAGCTAGCCTCCTGGGAGCATAATTTTCTGTTTCAACTCTTCCCCCAGCTGTTTTGCTTCCTCTTCCT
Above is a genomic segment from Mesoplodon densirostris isolate mMesDen1 chromosome 18, mMesDen1 primary haplotype, whole genome shotgun sequence containing:
- the NKIRAS2 gene encoding NF-kappa-B inhibitor-interacting Ras-like protein 2 isoform X2; this translates as MGKSCKVVVCGQASVGKTSILEQLLYGNHVVGSEMIETQEDIYVGSIETDRGVREQVRFYDTRGLRDGAELPRHCFSCTDGYVLVYSTDSRESFQRVELLKKEIDKSKDKKEVTIVVLGNKCDLQEQRRVDPDVAQHWAKSEKVKLWEVSVADRRSLLEPFVYLASKMTQPQSKSAFPLSRKNKGSGSLDG
- the NKIRAS2 gene encoding NF-kappa-B inhibitor-interacting Ras-like protein 2 isoform X1 — encoded protein: MDREEGPSVCGRAAPPLVPARVEGPGRAAARAPGGSEMIETQEDIYVGSIETDRGVREQVRFYDTRGLRDGAELPRHCFSCTDGYVLVYSTDSRESFQRVELLKKEIDKSKDKKEVTIVVLGNKCDLQEQRRVDPDVAQHWAKSEKVKLWEVSVADRRSLLEPFVYLASKMTQPQSKSAFPLSRKNKGSGSLDG
- the NKIRAS2 gene encoding NF-kappa-B inhibitor-interacting Ras-like protein 2 isoform X3, with amino-acid sequence MSEIRRKNFRVTVCLARNKFSPHFVPGSEMIETQEDIYVGSIETDRGVREQVRFYDTRGLRDGAELPRHCFSCTDGYVLVYSTDSRESFQRVELLKKEIDKSKDKKEVTIVVLGNKCDLQEQRRVDPDVAQHWAKSEKVKLWEVSVADRRSLLEPFVYLASKMTQPQSKSAFPLSRKNKGSGSLDG
- the NKIRAS2 gene encoding NF-kappa-B inhibitor-interacting Ras-like protein 2 isoform X4 gives rise to the protein MIETQEDIYVGSIETDRGVREQVRFYDTRGLRDGAELPRHCFSCTDGYVLVYSTDSRESFQRVELLKKEIDKSKDKKEVTIVVLGNKCDLQEQRRVDPDVAQHWAKSEKVKLWEVSVADRRSLLEPFVYLASKMTQPQSKSAFPLSRKNKGSGSLDG